From a single Osmerus mordax isolate fOsmMor3 chromosome 14, fOsmMor3.pri, whole genome shotgun sequence genomic region:
- the cxxc4 gene encoding LOW QUALITY PROTEIN: CXXC-type zinc finger protein 4 (The sequence of the model RefSeq protein was modified relative to this genomic sequence to represent the inferred CDS: inserted 1 base in 1 codon; deleted 2 bases in 1 codon; substituted 1 base at 1 genomic stop codon): protein MSNLSNALCIENAQNSDVSLLQKDLLQDGGLSQLLDYNAEMERYRSFANFYKNNGGFPQAAKIARITTPIFPSARIXMSPWNCDRHALGQEVSNAMLWGRKSAAMNPNRTGMHRNDSHRHGKPGLSPETLQMANNNFLSTLSPEHCRPLAGECMNKLKCGGAEAEIMNLPERVGTFSAIPGFXGASHYLPGVIVMTALHSPAASGAVTDSAFQIANLADCPQNNSSGSGGGGGNPAKKKRKRCGVCAPCRRLINCGVCSSCRNRKTGHQICKFRKCEELKKKPGSSLESRF from the exons ATGTCGAACCTCAGCAACGCCCTGTGCATTGAGAACGCCCAGAATTCGGACGTGTCCCTCCTGCAGAAGGACTTGCTTCAGGACGGTGGATTAAGCCAGCTGTTGGATTACAATGCCGAGATGGAACGCTACCGCTCCTTTGCCAACTTCTACAAAAACAACGGAGGATTCCCGCAGGCCGCCAAAATCGCCCGCATCACAACGCCCATTTTCCCCAGCGCCAGGA GAATGTCCCCATGGAACTGCGAC CGCCATGCTCTGGGGCAGGAAGTCAGCAACGCCATGCTCTGGGGCAGGAAGTCAGCTGCCATGAACCCTAACAGGACCGGCATGCACAGGAACGACTCCCACAGGCACGGGAAGCCCGGCTTGTCGCCAGAGACGCTGCAAATGGCAAATAATAATTTCCTCTCTACCTTATCCCCCGAACACTGCAGACCTTTAGCCGGGGAATGCATGAACAAGCTGAAATGCGGCGGCGCCGAAGCAGAGATAATGAATCTCCCGGAACGCGTCGGAACTTTTTCCGCCATCCCCGGCTTTTAGGGGGCATCTCATTACCTCCCGGGGGTCATCGTCATGACAGCCCTTCACTCCCCCGCAGCCTCCGGTGCTGTCACAGACAGTGCGTTTCAAATTGCCAATCTGGCGGACTGCCCGCAGAATAACTCCTCGGGAtccggcgggggaggggggaacccggccaagaagaagaggaagaggtgcgGGGTGTGCGCGCCGTGCCGCAGGCTCATCAACTGTGGCGTGTGCAGCAGCTGTCGAAACCGCAAGACGGGCCACCAGATATGCAAGTTCAGGAAATGCGAGGAGTTGAAGAAAAAGCCTGGTTCCTCGCTCGAG TCACGTTTCTAA